Genomic segment of Malus domestica chromosome 15, GDT2T_hap1:
CGCAGACAcaccaaaccctaaccctaaccctaatcatTTGCAGGGGCGCTTCCGGACTTAGAGTCTCAGACGAAAATGTCTGAAGCTTACAGGACCAGCTCCGTCGATTGGAAGCCCTCTCCCTTGGTTGCCCTAGCCACCAGCGTCGACGACTCCCAAGTCGCCGCTGCTCGCGAGGATGGCTCCCTCGAGATTTGGCTCGTCTCCCCCGGCTCCGTCGGCTGGCACTGTCAGCTGGTACAATTACAACCGCGAGCTCTCTTtctatgtatacatatatagcTATTGAATTGATAATCTTCAGTAATTGATAGCTTAGCTGAATTTAAAGGTTGAAATATCaatgttatgttttgttttgttttttgcttaGACGATTCATGGCGATCCTGAATCGAGAGTATCGTCGCTTATTTGGTGTCGTGCCGGCTCGAAAGGATTGCCTTGTGGACGGTTGTTTTCCTCGAGCATCAATGGTTCAGTTTTGCAGTGGGATCTTTTCCATTTGAAGCAGAAGGTATGCTTTTATGTTTGTAATGAAGCTAAATTGAGCATTTCCAATTTTTGGCTTGAAAGGCAAATTTTATGCAAACAGTCAATGAACATTAAGAGTTACTAAAACTTTCATAATTCTTCTTAATTTTTAGTTCTCGAAGCACTCACTGTGATGAATTATCAGATGCTGTGACTAAATATTGAATTTCATTCTCAGACCGTGTTGGATTCTATTGGGGTCTCGATCTGGCAAATGGCTGTTGCACCATGTAGTAGTGATATAGAATCAAAGGACTACCCTATTGGAAATGGGTGTTTAAAAGCTAATAGTACCGAGGGGGGTGATCCAGAAACAAGCGATAGCGAAGATGATTCCGACTCCGCTGAGATTAATGAACAATCAGTTGTTGAGGACCAGCTTGTGGCATTAGCTTGTGATGATGGTTGTGTGCGAATATACAGTATTACTAAAACAGATGAGTTTGTTTACACTAGATCGTTGCCTAGGGTCAGTGGTGAGATATCTACTCTTCAACGTCCTTCTAGTTCTTGTAGTTTTGTTTCTCTTCCATATTTAATTCTCTTCGTAAGTTTCCATTTTGATGTGTGATGTTCTATATTTCAGGACGTGTCTTGAGTGTGACATGGAGTCCTGAtactaaatttatatattcggGGAGTAGTGATGGGTATGTATGAACATTGACAGCAACTTACTTGTTGTGAACTTGTATAAATTAATGTGTTATATTATTGTCATTTCTATCATgcatttgatgattttttttttcgttgggTAGGATGATAAGATGCTGGGATGCTAAATTGGGCCATGAAATCTATAGGATTACAGTTGGGCTTGGAGGTCTGGGAAGTGGACCTGAACTTTGTGTTTGGTCGTTACTTTCTCTGAGGTAAAAACGAGGCACATCTTTATTATTTTCTGCAGCTTCAAATTGATTTTTCAGTTTGTCGCATCTAGTGGTGTTTATTAGCTGCTGAACTACCTTTTTGAAAATTGAGTTCTTTCTTTACACCAGGTGTGGGAACCTTGTCAGTGCAGACAGTACTGGCAGTGTTCAGTTTTGGGACAGTCAGCATGGAACTCTATTGCAGGCACATTCGTACCACAAAGGTGATGTAAATGCTCTGGCAGCAGCCCCCAGCCATAATAGGGTGTTTTCCGCTGGTTCTGATGGTCAGGTACAGGTTATGGGTTATGTTTTGGAGACAAAAATCATTGGTAGTTCTGGATAGTTATTCTGCTATTTGTTTTAGGAATCACAAATTTGATATGTCTTTCCAGATTGTGAGGAAATTATAAATCACTTCAGTTGTAGCAACATATGCAttcatttctctttcttttgttgTGGATTGTTTGAACCCTGCATCTTATGTTGCATACAGTACCATTAGACTGTTTTTATGCCATAATTGGATTTTGTTCAATCATTTCTTATTGCATTGAAGTGAAATTCTGTGGCGGTAGTTATAAACTTATGAGTAGTAACAAGAACAGTttcttattttctctaacatcTTGAACTAATTGAATAAAAATGGATGTAagttagagacatcaaactcaCTTGTGAAAGGATAGGTATATATTCATGCTAATAATTCTTTATTGCTGAAATTCACTTTTTTTATCGTTTTGAATTTGATAATTTTATCAAGTAATATTCTGTTGTCCAATTCGCTGATTGACTACAATAACCTCAATGGTTCACTATTTACTTTTGTCAGGTTATTCTTTATAAGCTCTCTAGTGTGACGGTGGGATCTAGTGATGACAAGTCTTCTTCTGAGTTATTGAAGAAATGGATCTATGTTGGTCTTGTAAAAGCTCATACACACGATGTTAGGGCTTTGACAGTGGCTGTACCAATCAGCAGAGAAGGTTTGCCCATATCTTATGCATGATTtattgattttccttgtttttgctGTTATTTAATCTTTCCCTTTTCACACATAAAAAGATTCATTAGTTTATGCTCTTTGTTACGTCTCAACTATTTTCCAATTCTTAAATCAAGTCATTCTCTAATTTGCAGATCCCTTGCCAGATGAAGGTATAAAAATACACCGTAAAGAACGTCGTAAGATAACGCGTAATAATATTAATGAGTTTAGTTATCGTAAATGGGCACATTTGGGTGTTCCCATGCTTATATCTGCTGGTGATGACACAAAGTTAATCGCATATCCTGTTAAGGAGTTCACACAGTTTAAACCTCATGATATCTGCCCTGCGCCTCAGAGACTACCAATTCAACTGGTGCTTAATAGAACATCCAAACAGTCATTGCTTCTTGTACAAGCTTCTAGTTGGGTGGATATTCTTCTTGTACGTGCACAAAGTGGCACCTTTTCCAAGATAGCTCCTGTCTCCaaatggggccaagcctcaacAGATCTTTTGGTTCGAGTCAAGAGTAAGGCATATCGGAAGATCATTTGCAGCACAATTTCTAATACGGGAGTGCTTTTTGCATATTCTGATCATGTGAAACCTAGCCTATATGAACTGAAGAAGAATAAAGTTGGCAAAAGTGCACTGACTGTTAATAAAAGACAGCTTCCACAGAAACTACCATTTGCCCATTCCATGGTTTTTAGTTCTGATTCTTCTCGCTTGATGATAGCTGGGCATGATAGAAGAATATATGTAAGCTATTTCCTTCTTGTTGCTCTATTTCATCTATTGtttcaaagattttttttttttttttggggtttgaCTGTAAAGAGATTGATTATTTGAGACATGATAACCTGTAAAACACGTTGATTAGATAGGGACAAAACCTGcgtattcatttaatgttatgTGGCTTCCATTTCTTGACTTACCTCACATGATATAGGTTGTGGATGTGAGCAGAGAAGAACTAGTGCACAGGTTCACCCCTTGTCGCGATTTGCAGGATCAAGAATTACCAcctagtgagcctcccataacaaAACTGTTCACCAGTTGTGATGGGCAGTGGTTGGCTGCCATCAACTGCTTTGGAGATATTTATGTATTTAATCTGGAGATACAAAGGTATGAAACTATACTTGGTGTCTCTTTTTCTGGTCGGTGCCTATGAtaataaatttcttttttattttttactaggACCTTGACGAATTTACTATTATAACTCTTTTTTATCATGTAAAACAGGCAGCACTGGTTCATTTCAAGACTAAATGGCGCATCTGTGACAGCTGGTGGTTTTTCTCCTCGAAACAACAATGTGCTTGTAATCACAACCTCTTCAAATCATGTATATGCATTGGATGTTGAGGAGAGAGAACTGGGAAACTGGTCGAGGCAGCATACGTATTGTCTACCAAAGAAATTCCAAGAATTTCCAGGCGAAGTTATTGGGCTCTCTTTCCCACCCTCCTCAAGTTCATCTGCTGTTATTGTTTACAGTGCCAGGTGCGCTCCTTTTTCTTTGTCTATGAATGAGGTGTGATTTGCGCATGTTATAGAGCTCAAAACCATGGAAGTTGCTaatgtgaaaaaatgaaagataatCCCTTGTTATGTTGGTATCCAGAGGTAACACAATCTTCGGTTGAATCCGAGTCCGGTTTAGGCATTAGATTTTATGTTGTGAGGATTTTACAATAAACACTAGACCTGCCCTAGGACATGAAGGTGGTGGTACCATATGCCGGAGTCGTGTCTGAGGGGATGGCATTGGAATGCCATACCCATTCTAGAGCCAAGTCAGTTAGTGATATTTAACTGTGTAAATGTTACCATTTTGACGGACTCGCGTGTCCCATGGTTTTTTTTTGCTATCTCCTTAATGAGTAGTGCAGCTTATAGTAGATTTTGGGGATATCAGTTTTTATGATATAACTAATTTCAAGGTTATCTTATGCTTTAGGGCAATGTGCTGGATTGATTTTGGGAAGCCCATTGATCCAGACGATGAAAGTGGCATGCCAAACGGTCAGAATCCGACATCGATGAATTTGCAAAGTAGTAATTCGATTAAGAAGATTCTAAAACGTAAATTGACAGACAGTGAAACTGAGAGTAGACTTATGGCTATGaagaattttgattttatttggtTCCCAAGTCCAGCTTTATTTTTGGGTCATCTTTCGAATAGTTCTCTGTTGATGATAGACAAACCGTGGATGGAAGTGGTTAAATCGTTGGACTCTGCACCTGTACACAGACATGTTTACGGGACATAATGCCATGGATGGTTTAGCCTtcgagagagtgagagagcgATCAAATGTGGCATTCGATCTCTTTTACATTTTGCCATCGTTTCTTCTCTTTGGTTACGAAGGGCTAAAGCATGTTGTGTAATTTTActcttcaaaattttgttcttGTTAACCAGTTTAAAGAAGTTTGTCTTACGATTCTTTTAGGTTTGTGCATTTGATGGGTACGTCCCTTTCGGTTCCTTGTAGGCTTTGGAGCGGTatgatttcttatcttttgcaTTTTTAAGAGACTGTAAAATGTATATTTGTAGGTTCCATTTATTGAAGGAACTGGGAAGTTATCCTTGCTTGTGAACGGTGACATGAGATGTTACGGCAAATTTTGCTTTTCGGCCGACGAATTTGCGAGGTTTGCTCTTGTTCTGAGTTTTACACGGTCAATTCCATCGAGCTGTATTTTCTCGCCGGTTTCACCCTGCGCTGATAAAGTTTTGGAGTCCGTAGAAATTCCACGGTTCGAATAACCCGAAACAAGGGGGATGGGACCTGAGAGTACGCATACCAATGTAAGAGACAAGAGGGATCGACCATTTTAGTTGGAAATTTTCGgctctcctttttcttttgtaatgttGCACGACGGTCAAAACAATAGGCTTTTCAAGTTCATTAtgcaaaaaatcaatcaaattaaaatCATGTAACCATTCAATTAGGTTTCATCTTCAATTGAATAACATGGTTCACTTATTTATGGATAGTTTTTAGATGATTAGACAATTCATTATCGGTGGATTTTGACCTTTAAAGGGTGACCTATAAAATAAACAATTCGAATCATCGTATAACATTTCAGGATAAAAATGAGAATCAAGAAAGTAAAACTAAAGAGAGAATTGACCGATTAATATTTGGTGGAATTTTTAGATGATTAGACAATTCATATTTGGTGGATTTTTTAAAGTTGAACTTTAGAGTGACCTAGAAAACAGACAGTTCAAATCATTGTTTAACATTTCATAATGAAAATGAGAATCGAAGAAGTAAAACTAAAGAAAGAATGACTGATTAAATAGGAAGCGAAGCAGTATTgacttttaaaattttcagtAAAAATTAGATCAAAATCCCTTCCCAAGATGTGGACTACTAAATTTGAGGATGGCAACCtttc
This window contains:
- the LOC103455880 gene encoding WD repeat-containing protein PCN-like, encoding MSEAYRTSSVDWKPSPLVALATSVDDSQVAAAREDGSLEIWLVSPGSVGWHCQLTIHGDPESRVSSLIWCRAGSKGLPCGRLFSSSINGSVLQWDLFHLKQKTVLDSIGVSIWQMAVAPCSSDIESKDYPIGNGCLKANSTEGGDPETSDSEDDSDSAEINEQSVVEDQLVALACDDGCVRIYSITKTDEFVYTRSLPRVSGRVLSVTWSPDTKFIYSGSSDGMIRCWDAKLGHEIYRITVGLGGLGSGPELCVWSLLSLRCGNLVSADSTGSVQFWDSQHGTLLQAHSYHKGDVNALAAAPSHNRVFSAGSDGQVILYKLSSVTVGSSDDKSSSELLKKWIYVGLVKAHTHDVRALTVAVPISREDPLPDEGIKIHRKERRKITRNNINEFSYRKWAHLGVPMLISAGDDTKLIAYPVKEFTQFKPHDICPAPQRLPIQLVLNRTSKQSLLLVQASSWVDILLVRAQSGTFSKIAPVSKWGQASTDLLVRVKSKAYRKIICSTISNTGVLFAYSDHVKPSLYELKKNKVGKSALTVNKRQLPQKLPFAHSMVFSSDSSRLMIAGHDRRIYVVDVSREELVHRFTPCRDLQDQELPPSEPPITKLFTSCDGQWLAAINCFGDIYVFNLEIQRQHWFISRLNGASVTAGGFSPRNNNVLVITTSSNHVYALDVEERELGNWSRQHTYCLPKKFQEFPGEVIGLSFPPSSSSSAVIVYSARAMCWIDFGKPIDPDDESGMPNGQNPTSMNLQSSNSIKKILKRKLTDSETESRLMAMKNFDFIWFPSPALFLGHLSNSSLLMIDKPWMEVVKSLDSAPVHRHVYGT